The following coding sequences are from one Triticum aestivum cultivar Chinese Spring chromosome 5A, IWGSC CS RefSeq v2.1, whole genome shotgun sequence window:
- the LOC123106671 gene encoding CASP-like protein 4C1, whose protein sequence is MASPLRNGDQAAAGGRRKESRRLGTLLLVLRVAALCFSLAAAVFAATDGAVLRLAPFRFLLAANAIVAVYSVFEVAAAAWEVAKGATLLPEALQLWFDFGHDQGFGYMALAAAAAAAREAALCGGGQERNISSTACLQGDIAVGLGFAAFAFLALAALATGFRLVRFLATGSRLPAGASSPY, encoded by the exons ATGGCGTCGCCGCTGCGTAACGGGGATCAGGCGGCGGCGGGGGGACGGAGGAAGGAGTCGAGGCGGCTGGGGACGCTCCTCCTGGTGCTGCGGGTGGCGGCGCTGTGCTTTAGCCTCGCGGCGGCGGTGTTCGCGGCGACGGACGGCGCCGTGCTGCGGCTGGCGCCGTTCAGGTTCCTGCTGGCGGCGAACGCGATCGTGGCGGTATACTCGGTGTTCGAGGTCGCCGCGGCGGCGTGGGAGGTGGCCAAGGGCGCCACGCTGCTCCCGGAGGCCTTGCAGCTCTGGTTCGACTTCGGCCACGACCAG GGTTTCGGGTACATGGcgctggcagcggcggcggcggcggcgcgggaagcGGCGTTGTGCGGCGGAGGCCAGGAGCGGAATATCAGCAGCACGGCGTGCCTGCAGGGCGACATCGCCGTGGGGCTCGGGTTCGCGGCGTTCGCTTTCCTGGCGCTGGCGGCGCTCGCGACGGGGTTCCGGCTCGTCCGCTTCCTCGCCACCGGTTCCCGGCTCCCGGCGGGGGCCTCCTCCCCGTATTGA